DNA sequence from the Nicotiana tomentosiformis chromosome 3, ASM39032v3, whole genome shotgun sequence genome:
TAACACAATACTTGATAACTATTATGAGACCAAGAAGCTAGTGCGTAGCTTGGGTTTGCCAGTTAAAAAGATTGATTGTTGTAATTCTGGATGTATGTTGTATTGGGTGAAGATGAGGACGTCACATCTTGCAAGTTTTGTGGCCACCAGAGGTACAAACGTCGTGTCGGTTCTCGTAAGAGTAAATTAATCCCTTACAAAAAAATGTATTATTTTCCTTTGATTCCTAGATTGGGGAGATTATATGCATCTCATGCTATAACCACTGATATGAGATGGCATCATGAGCACATACAAGAGGAGGGTGTAATGCGTCATCCATCAGACTCTAATGAAACTCATCCCTTTTTTGAAGAAATGTGAGGTTGGGATTATGTACCGATGGTTTTCAGCCCTTTGGTCATTCAGGGAGGAAATACTCTTCATGGACAGTGATTGTCACTCCTTACAATTTGCCTCCAGGGATGTGTATTAAAGAGGCGTACATGTTCTTAACTGTCATTGTTCAAGGGCCAAACAACCCTAAACAAAAAATGATGTTTATCTACAACCTTTAATAAAGGAATTGACCTTGTTTTGGGAGACGGGTGTAGAAGCATTTGCCAtctaaaaaagtaaaattttcaATTAAGGGCCGCTTTGATGTGGACAATCAATGACTTTCCAGTATATTCTATGTTATCTGGATGGAGTATTGCCGGTAACTTAGCATGTCCTTATTGTATGGAGGAATCACAATCCTTTAGATTGTGTCATGGTGGGAAAACAACTTGGTTTGACAGTCATAGAATGTTTCTTGACCAAAATCATCTGTTTAGGAGAGATCGTAAAAACTTTCGTAAAGGTCAGACTGTTAGAAGGCTACCACCACCTCTTAGAACAGGGGAGGAAATCTTGAGCCAAATTTGTGAGTTGGGACTGAGGAAAGTAACTGAGCTAGATGCACAAGAAGTTAATGGGAGAATTTCTAGGTCTTGTGGATGGAAAAATAGAAGCATCTTTTGGGATTTGCCTTATTGGAGCTCTAACATGATCCGACATAATTTCAATGTCATGCAGATTGAGAAGAATGTCTTTGATAATGTATTTAACACAGTTCTTAATGTTGATGGCAAAACAAAAGACAATCCAAAGGCACGTGAAGATATGGTAAACTATTGCGATCGACCGCAATTGGCAAAGAATCCTATTGATGGAAGCTATCCCAAAGCTGCATATACAATAGAGAAGAATGAAAAAATTGTCTTGTTCAATTGGTTGGAAAATGTGAAGTTTCCAGATGGGTATGTTTCGAATTTGAGTCGATGACTAGACACAGACAAGTATAAATTATTTGGTATGAAAAGTCATGATTGCCACGTGTTCATGCAACGATTAATGCCTATTGCCTTTCGTGAGCTACTTCCTAGTAACGTGTGGCAAACACTTACGAAATTGAGCTTATTTTTGAAGGATCTCACCTCGACTGTTCTTCGAGTGGTGGACATGGAGAGATTAGAGGCAAACATCCCACAGATCTTGTGTAAGTTAGAGCGTATATTTCCTCCTTGATTCTTTAACTCAATGGAACATGTGCCTGTACACCTGCCATATGAAGCAAAGATTGTTGGACCTGTACAATATAGATGGATGTATCCTTTTGAGAGGTCATGAACTTTTTATGCTCTTATTATGACATATATGCTACACATGACTTTATGAATTTAATAGTTTATCCATTTAATTGTATAGGTACCTTCGAACTCTTAAAAAATAATAGGGAATAAAGCTAGTGTCGAGGGTTGAATTTGTGAAGCATACTTGATGATGGAATTAACACAATTGTTTTCTCATTATTTTGAACCTCATGTCATGACACGTAATCATAATGTGGCTCGTAATGATGATGGTGGTGTTATGGAAAATTTTGAAGGAAATTTGTCAATATTCACCCGTCCAGGCCGACTATGGGGAGAAGGAAAAAAGAGAATTTTGTCCCTCGAAGAAATCAAGGCAGCACAAACTTATATTCTACTAAATTGTGTAGAGGTTGAGCCGTTTGTAAGGtattatattttaataataataaatatatccATATATTTTGAGTCTGTATTTAACTTATTTTGTTGCAATGAAGTATGTACATACAATGGTTGCAAGAAGAATTCCCCAATCTATCTCTGGATCAAATAAATGAGAGTCTCGAAATGTGTTTTGCTATATGGTTCAAGGAATATGTAAGAATATAAAAATCATTATCTTTTAAGCAATTATGTACTTGAATTGGCTTGATATATTTAactaagtcttataatttttttgAAATAGGTTCGATGCAACCACATTGAGAACCAATTCTTGCATAGTCTTGTTCATGGACCATTAATAAGCGCAAAATGTTATCCGGTGTATTTTGTTAATGGATACAAATTTCACACGGAATGTTATGGTAGTACAAGATCAATAATTAATAGTGGAGTTTGTATCTCGGATCCAAATATTGGTGACTATTATGGACGGATACAAGAGATTATACAAGTGAAAACCGCGAAGAACCTTTAAAGCAAATTGTATTATTCTAAGTGTGAATGATTTGATCCAACTATGAATGTTGGTGTCAAGGAGCATAATCAATACAAATTAGTCGATGTGAGTCATCACCGTTGTTTTAGAAAGTACGAACCTTTTATTCTTGTGATGCAAACAACTCAAGTGTGTTATATGACAATGATGACTGGATAGCTGTTTTGAAAATTAAACCTAGGGATGTTATTGAACTTCCTGATGAGGCAATAACATCAACTCTAGAGCCGAATCTTCCGTGCCAAGTAGAAGAAGTTGAAGTCCATTTGATAGATATGAATTTCACCACTGATGAGAATATAATCTTACATGATCTAAATGGGGATGTAATTAAAATGGTTGAACCCATTGATGATGGATTATTGATAGAGCATCAAGAATTCGAAGAAGAATCTTCAGAAGACGAGTATGAAACTGAGGATGAAAATGAGGAGGATGATGAGGAAGAGATTGAAGAAGAAACAGATGGTGACTAGTGTGTTGATAAAAATGCACTACTATATTTTTATTGAGTTTTATTTTTCTAGTAATCTGTGCGGTATGTTATAAGTTATGTATCCATTTTATAGTATAATCTATAGAGAATCAAATCGAATATCACGTTTGTAGCAATCTAAATGGTATAGTACTCTTCTAGCTTACGTTGTGTTCTGCCTCTTTTTATATTAGTCTGACTCTTTTTTTGTAGGAGTAGAATAGTATTTATTATCAACTTAATCTTGTTACCTGATTAATCTGTCTAAATTCAGAATTAATTGGAGCAAAGATCATTGTATTTTGGTCTAAAGAAGTTATCAAATTCAACAATTCAGTGAGTAGTTCAAGCATTGGATAGTGcatgtattttttttattgtgtTATGTCTCTTTGTATCAATTTAATAGTGCCTTTCTGATATTGTCTTTAGCAGAACATTTTATTTTGAATCTTCATAAGCCATATGTTATTTAGATATGCATTATTTCATAtccttcttttatttatttattttgtagaTATGCCTCGAGGTAGCACATGCCGTGTAGGTAAATCTTCAGTTAGGAGTAATTTTACTACTCGTGAAAATATGCCTACTGTTCCCATTCCCACAATTAGTCCTCAACAAGGTGGTACGAGTTCCTTAGGTGTACCGAATCACATCAATCAAGTTCAAACATTAGGTCCTAGTTGTACGCCACCTAATCAAACATCAGGCCATGGTAGTACCCCAACTATTAATTTGGAACCATCTCCAAATACCCCTAATCAGAGCAACACAATAGGCAAGGGTACATCTTCTCAAAGCAACATAATAGGCGAAACTGAGTGTAGCAGTACCCGCTGGCAGCGGGCGCTTCTTATTATTTCTCCTACAGGATTAGTCCATACTTGTACTATTACTTTTGGTATATTTTTATTGATATATGATATGCTTTTAAATAATGTCTTCTAATTTGTTCAGGTTAGAGCCTTCATATGAATGCTCTGAGTGTATAACTAAGTCTTTTAAGCATGAACTTGATCCTAATGGAGTCAACTGGAAAAGCGTCTCAGATGagataaaaaaatttattttggaGAATTCAAGGTATAATCCATCATAATTGGATTTAGAAAGTATATTAACTTTTATATGTAACTTATTAATGTTATTACTTTATAAAATTATTTCAGAAGGCATTCTACTGGGATTCTTCAATTGATAGTGTTGTGCGGAACCAGTGGGAGCGTAGGGCTGCAAAAAGATACAGTGATTTTGTTAGCAAACTAAAATCAAATGGGGTACAACCGGACTTTATTCTAAATAATGTGTGGCAAAATTGGATGAGACTTTGGAAAGATCCCAAGTGTGTTGAAAAATCAGAAATAAATGCAAAAAATCATTATACCTGGAGCGGAGCTTCCACTGGGACTCACACATGTGGCTCTATCAGTGTTGGGGAGCATCGCAAGAGACTTGTAAGTGTATATAAAATATCTGAAAATCTCATTTAAGTTTGCTCTAATTCGAAAATGAATCTCATTTAAGTAGGTTACCTGAAGTTGTGAGCTGCAGATTGTCTCTTgttctatttttaatattttgtGCTTGAAATTATGGTTTGagaatttatttttgaaaaatatttgctGGGCTGCACCAGATTTTCCTGAGAAGTCAAGCACCTGCCCAGTTCCTTTCTCCTCCTCCTCTGTTAACTTATGTACACTAGTTTGCCCTTGTCCATTAGATGCTTGATGCCTAGCTTCATCAGCTTTTTGTGCAGCAATTGGAATCTTAGAAATACCAGCTGAACCTTGATCTAACACAACTGTAGCAACCTTCAAGTCGTTAGCAACCCTATAAAGAGCTGCTATAACTGGAACTGTTACAACAACATTAACAGTTGTTCTTTAGCTTCTAAATTCACTTCCTTATACCCTGTAGTAGCTTTATCCTCTAATGCCAAAACACCAACATATTCTTGCCCCATAACATCCACACCGTTAGCCTTCACACCTGCTGAATTATCTAGTACGATAGCTGGTTAATCACTAGATGCCACTTTACCAACCCGAGAACCTGTAATGCTATCAACTCCCCCTGAACTTGGCCTTTAGCACACCATTGTTATGCCATCAAATAATATTGACCAAGGAACATGCATTTATAGAAAGCCCCAGAACTTTTAGGTGCTTGCTAGTAGTACTATTACATGCAAGAATAGCTAAAGAAATGTAAAACAACACTAgacaattccaaaaaaaaaaacaaactaAATGACTAAGGAATAGTCAAGGAAATTTGAACGATACCGCATGAAGGTACTCAATGGAGAAGAATGTCTCATATGTATCCTGAAAAGAGCAAAGTCATCAGTGAAATAGTAATTCAAATTTGAGTAGAAATCAGTATCTTCTTATTCAGGAAGCTTCTGATGGTACTAGTATGGTTGCTTATAGTATTGTCGGTTGTATGTTGAATAAGTTTGCTCAGTTGGATGGGCTACAGTTATCTGATGATGATGTATCATATCTCCAAGGCAATACTTCAGATCCCAAAATTTTTGAAGGTATCTGAACATAGAACTCTCCTTGTGCTGCTTCTGAGTCTAAACAATTGGGTAGTCACTGAAAAAAGATAATGTTTTTTGATTGTTTTAGAAAGATTCTCCATTCCTGCCTTTGCTTTTTCATATTTTCTATGTCTAAATAGCACTCCATGGGCATTTAAATTTCTAAGGTGTCACTTAAGGAACATCATGCTTGGAAAACTCTCGTAAGGTTTAGTTACCTGCATTTTGAGTTACGGGAAGCACTATGCCTGCCTAGTGAATTGGATGTTCTGAATATCTTGTCCTGATCTCAACTGTTCAATCTTGCTCTGACCAACAAGTCACACCTTTAAATATTATCTGGGGGGATTATGCACTATATGAGCCTACTCAGATGTAGCATGAAAATATTTCTATCTCGTCTCGGATCGGTTGAACTCTTTCTCAAAGGCAGTTAAACATGCCTGAAAATGCCTTTGGAAACACAGTCTAGGGGAAAGACCTAGTGCGAGTAAAAAAGGGAAACAATTATTACGCGTTGGTGATAATGCAATTTGTTCTGATTGTTGTTTTATCTTTTCGGTGTTCTGTTTCTTCAGGTCAATTTATCTTCCTATTTTGACTTCTGAATGTTGTCAAGAATGTTTGGGATGTCACTTATGTGATGCTTTTGAGGTGGCAGACTCTACATTGTATGAATGGTTGTATGTATGAATGGTTGTTTATTATTTGAATGGGAGTAGAATGGTTTCTTATTATCTGAAGATAATATGCTTAAGTGAGCACCATTCCACTCAAAATTGATTCGGCTTATATAATCTAGCCTATTAAACTTCCTTTGTCAATTAGGAATTCAAAGCTTTTTCCCAGCAATTGTTACCAATGTGGCGGCTAACACATTCAGTTGCTATTCCCGTAAATTTTATGATTCATTGTGAAGTGTCTTTCTTTTATTAGTATGCTATAAAGGTATTAAGTCATTGTTCAAGTTAGGTTGGCTAGTCAATAGCTTTCTCATGAATGCTACATTACAACATATATAATTGGCAGTACATGAATGCTACATTACCACATATATAATTGAAAATTTCTAGATGCTATGTTTCTTCAGAATGAAATATGAGGCAAAAATAGTTGGCTATAGTTGTTATTATGGATCAACAAAGACTAGTATTTCCTTTGTGTTATTTCCAATCTCATTTTTACAGACATTTTTTTGCAAATCTTCTTAATTGAATAACTTTTGTATAGGCTGTTAAAAATGGTCGAGATCCAACACCAAGTGAGTTGCATTTACACATCCATACACATGGTAATGATGAAAAATCTTTTGTTGTTGAGAAATCCCGAATAGTACATGTAAGATaactttttaaataatttttttggctttactttcatatatttttttattttgtaaattgAATGCTCAATATTCTTTAGTCTTTCTatttcattttcactaattattaaCTCTTCTACAGGAAAAATATCAGGAGATATTACAACAACAAATACAGACTCAATCTGATATTGATCAGTGTATAGCATGTTATCAAGCCACGagaggagaaaagaaaagaagagtatATGGTCTTGGATCTCAAGCAAAATGCTACTACGGGCCAAATCTTCATGACTCTTTTGGATCTGATGCTACATCGTTAGCAACACCTCCAAATGCTCAATCAACATCGACAAGGAATCTGGATGAGTTAGTGATGCGATGGATTCCTGCACTAATAGATCATATAGTTCTTGTAATCGTTGAGCGGGTAAGCGAATTAGTTTCCTTACCCTCGCATCAACCAAATGATGATCTTACCAACCACCTATCAGATATGGCACCTACAGTTCCTACATCTTCTACTGCTGCTAACATTGATGAGGTTCATGCATTGGGTTCTGATGATGACCGTAACTCTCCAGCCTCGCATAGTTAGCCTATTTTGTTTGGACTTTAATGTTGGTCCTTGTGGAGTTTTTGTACTTAACGATACCGTTATATGCATTATGCTATATATTTTGGACCTTGTTGAATATATGGTTAATTTATATTAATATCAGTGACTTTTTATTAAGTGTATTAAATAGCTTTAATGTAATATTCTTGAACAGAgtgtatttaaaataataaataaaaagaattttaaaaaaatagcaatagattaaAAATAAATTAGCGACTGATACTTTCTGTAGCTAAAATTACTGCGCAAAATTAAATCTTGCAACGAATTGGCGACAAAAGGTTTTTGTTGCAAAAAGCAGGGAGAATTAGTTATAACACCACTAGCGACGGACGATTTCGTCGCTAGTAAGAACAAACGACGAATTTTGTTCTGTATTGTAGCGACAAAAGTCGTCAAAATAGCGACAGAAACAAGCAATATAGCGACGATTATTTCCATCGCTAAACTTTGCTACATATATATTCCGTCGCTAATTCTGCGACGGTTTGGTATTTTTCATCGCTATGAGCCTAGCCACGAGCATTTTAGAGACAAACTTGAATCTGTCGCTAAACAACTGTAGCGACGAAAAATAGTGGTTTAGCGACGGAATACATCTATCGCTAAACACTATTTTTTTTGTAGTGGAGGGAGCCGGGAGTCTATCGAAAATAgtctctctatcccagggtaggggtaaggtatgcgtacacactaccatccccagacctcactaatgggattatactgggttggtGTTGTTATTTTTTATAATCAAATTGTCCTAGCTCTTATTTTCTAGTGTCATggatcttcgattcttctttttttttattctaTACTTGATTCCAAAAAAGGGGGGTTAAAGAAAAATGAAGTATGCTCAAACGGGGTAACGAAtggtataaagtgtttgggtagTAAAAAAAGGGCCTCCCAGTACGGTATTGATGGACATGACTGTCTTCTTGGTTTTGTTAGTTGTATAGCTCCGTAGTCAATATCTTGTTCGCAACAAGTGACCTTTGACAATTTGGAGCCACTTTCTGTTGGTCTTTGTCCATATGTGGAAGGATGCACTTCAATACCATCTAATCCATTTTAAATTCCCCGGATGCACCTTCTTTGGGATTTGGATCATCTTCCCTGATATGATTGGATTATGCAGGACATGGCAAAAAGCCTTACATATATTAGTCCAACCAGACTTCAAAACTTTCAATTATCCTTAAGCCGGTATTAAGGATAGGTTCGAAATAAACATCTTTAACCTCTACGGAGATGACTGTTTTGGTTCCATGTGACACATGCTTATCATCAAAGTTCTTCAACCTCTTATATATCGTGCAAGAGTTTTTTCTTAATTCAATTCAAGATTGGGCATGCTTTCTAAAATCTAGCCGAAAACTCTGCATGAAAAGAGCTATATATGCAAAAGAACCATACACAATGGATTAAAATAACACAAAGCGAAAAGTTGCATTTTATTGATTAAAGAATAGAGAGGTTTGATGACAGGACAAGCAAACAACATCTAGATCagaacctcaaaataatcaagcTCATCATAAAATAAGTTACCAAGACTCCTTACCGACAAGGAAGGGAGTGGCTTTCGAATTATCAAGCTCATCATCTTAGCTACGATTTTGCACATCAGCAGGACCTTCAACAATTTTGATTGCCTTACATTCAGTGGACATGTTCTTGACATTTTTCACCAAACTGTCCCCATATTCTTTATCATTGTAAATCATCCTAACAATGCATGCTTGATCATGACGTTTAGGGTGCCATTATCTTGGACCGCAATAATCCCTTCTTGACTCAacatttctatttctttttgcAAAGCCCGAAAATCCCCAGTGTTATGCCCCTGGACATTAGAATGGTACATGTACCGTACAACAAGGTCAAAACCTTTTGCATATGGATCAAGAACATACCCTTATAGCGGCTCAATCATGCcataatgtttcaacctttcaaaTAAACTTGTGTAGGATTCTGTGATTGGCATGAAATCGTCCCTCTACTTCGATTCCCTTTCATACTCCTATTTTAGACGACAGTTGTAGGGTGATTGAGAGTTTTTTTGTCGCGGGCGAAGGTCTTTGGGATCTGGGGACCGTATTTGTTGCTGATTGGATGGTTTGGCATAAGACTGAGCATTGAATGATGCGTGATGCAGAGCAACTAAGTGTGAGGATCCGTGGGTGGATAGTAGTGATGTGGAGAACCATAGGAAACTTGATGGGAGTGCCTATATTGCTGAGATGCTCTCTTTTGACCTACTTTCGACCCTGATGTCAGCATGGTCtcttcatctttcttcttttggtTAGCAAGGTTGTATGACTTATTCTGGATTGCTTGGATGGCTGCTTTGAGAGCCTCTTGACTTATAATTCGGCCCATCATGAGGCCATTCTCGACCATTTCTCCTATCTTGATTACTTC
Encoded proteins:
- the LOC117276480 gene encoding uncharacterized protein is translated as MDVETIKLHLYRYGFVENYFLWKYQGKKNVTDEMSSSDDLHGGSQPESGYENPYRQMVLDAVGPNFGPGLSWKSYNNTEPESSNFYEPSMEAEPNPSMEEEPNPSMDEEPNLECQRFYDLLQAADAKLYPGSSLSQLVVVFRMLNIKMENTLSQRGYNQMIQLLKEALREDNTILDNYYETKKLVRSLGLPVKKIDCCNSGLYSMLSGWSIAGNLACPYCMEESQSFRLCHGGKTTWFDSHRMFLDQNHLFRRDRKNFRKGQTVRRLPPPLRTGEEILSQICELGLRKVTELDAQEVNGRISRSCGWKNRSIFWDLPYWSSNMIRHNFNVMQIEKNVFDNVFNTVLNVDGKTKDNPKAREDMVNYCDRPQLAKNPIDGSYPKAAYTIEKNEKIVLFNWLENVKFPDGYVSNLSR